The stretch of DNA CACTGGCACTGTCTCAGTTCTTTTACTCTTTAATACTTTCCATCACATTGCCTCATGTATATCTGGATCCTATCGTCCTCATCATAATATAGTCACATATGGAGCATTTTGTGATTATAactatagatttaaaaaaaaagagagacatctCATACTTGCTTTCTGTGATTATACAAAAAGGATGGCACCATCATCATCTATCAGTAGTTTCTGAGAACTTACTTTGTGCCAGATCCCAAAGAAGCCGAGAAGTGAGAGATTGTCCCTTCCCTCCTTCTAGGATGGTTGGAGCACCAGAGCACATGAAAAACTTAGCCCAAAGTAGTCTGAGATGGTAGGGTACTTCTGGGAAGATCCAGGATTAttttgaaaaggaggaaaaccTTATGCTTATGTGGTGCTAAGATGATTATGGCTATGAATCATTGATTTTCCCCAGTGTTACAAACTTTGACGCTTAGGAATAAAGTCTGACATGAAACATACGGCAACATGGCATGATACCTTTATCCCTTTCAAAATCAAAGTGGCAGCCTCACTCAGTGAAGCCAGTGTTTAAGAAACATcattaaaatttgtttcttatttaaaaatctatgactttttaaaaatgtctctatAATCTATAactcatataacataaaatttgtacatttaaagtATATACTCCAATGGTTTTTacataatcacagagttgtgcaaatATCACTGTAATCTGATCTGAGCTTAGAAAATTTTATCACCTGGAAAAGAAACCCTGttcccattagcagtcactctccatttccCTCTCCAACTCCTACTTTatttctctatagatttgcctattctggacatttcatctaaagggaatcatacagtgtgtgatcttttgtgactggccTCTTTCTTTTTACTTAGTGTAGTGTttacaaggttcatccatgttgtcacattatcagtacttcattctttttgattgctgaataatACTGTTATGTGAGTatagtacattttatttatccatcagtAGATGATCATTTGGTTGTTTCTCCTTTGGCTtagtgtgaataatgctactgtgaacattaaAGTACAAGTTTTTGGGTGGGCatgtgttttcacttctcttgtgtacatacctagaagtggagttgttgggttgtatgataactctatgtttaacattttgaggaactagCAAACTTGCAAGATGAcaattccattttacattcccaccagcaaggaATAAAGATTTCAGtgtttccacatccttgccaatacttaATATCgtctatcttttttattatagccatcctagtgagttaaagtaaaatatttttattatcaaatttgTTCAAATATACTCAAAAGTAGGGAAAATAGTATAGCAAACCCTCATATACCCATCACCCAGTTTCAACAATCATCAACATCTTTTCAGTCTTAttagtgacttttaaaaagcagctttattgagatataattgacaTACAAGAAGCTGGATGtgtttaaaatatacagtttaataatttttaatacatgTTTATACCTGtgaaatcatcaccacaatcaagatgtCCAAACATATCCATCACTCCAAAGACTTTCTTCGTGCATCTTTTAAATCCGTCCTTtccacctctcccctcccccattcctAAGCAACCGCTAACACTGTAGATTAGTTcccattttctagaattttatgtaaattggATCATACAGTATACCCTTTGgtccagcttctttcacttagcataattattttgagattcattcctGCCCTGTGTATCAGTAGTTGTTTCCTTTTTATCACTGATAGTGACGCTACAGTTTGCTTTATGCATTACCTGTTAGGagacatttgggctctttccagTTTAGGCCATTGCAGgtaaaactgctatgaacatttacatacaagtctttgtatggcaagatatttctttttctctttggataaATACCTAAGAATTAAAtaactggatcatatggtaagtgtgtgttttactttttttaaaaaaaaagcccaactgttttccaagtgaTTATACCATATTACAGTCCCACCATCAGTGTCTGAGAGTTTCAGTTGCTTCCCAACCCAACCAAAACTTGGGATTGTTGGTCTTTTTATggacttttattttgggggggcagggtgcatagtccgggaattgaacccaggtctcctgcatggagggtgagcattctaccactgaaccacctgtgcacccttgtcagtctttttaatttgcaTCATTCTAGTGAGTACatggtggtatcttattgtgattttaattcaattttacttGATGACTAATGGTATTGAGCATCTTATCATATGCTTAATGGCCATTTCTGTAAATtctgaagtatctgttcaaatcttttgcccatacTTAATCAAAGCAtaatatttctgttatattactTTATTCTACTCAGaattatttatattgttaatgCTAAAAGGAGCTAAATTTTCTGATTCACCCAATtagactttatttggattttctttttaatctcatGTTTCAAAAGAAGATAGCTGATCATCAGTGACTCTAAATGCTATGTCAGGCTTATTTATTTCTGCTAAAGGGGAGAAATGTTCAATTCTACATGGGTTATTCATCAGAAATATCTAGGGCATTGTCATCTCATGGTAAATTAATTTtctgctgtatttttatttatgcaGGATTGAAAATGGGAGTAATAGAGTCAAGAATagtgtccctccccaccccacccccaaaatcaaACAAGCAAGGCAACAAAAACTCCAATATGCCTATTCTAAATttcttctgaagctttttcttGTATCACTCCTAATCCCCTCAGCTTTCACTTTAATTTCCTCCCTCAACTCCCTCACTATAAGAGGGTATTCTAGAATGATTTCTTAACCAATCAGAAGTAGCGAAATGGTATCCAAGCCCTAGACAGAAGATTCGGAACTCTGTTCCTTAGTCTTTCTTCAAATCCTATACCTAAGAGTAGTTTTCATCTCAAAACTCTCTAATTTTATCCATAGTTTCCCAATTTTACAAACATCCTTTTATTATTAAGCCTTATTAAGGCAGGTGAGTAtgtatgttaattttattttgcttgagtAAACAGAAGATTTTAAATATCATATTATCCAAAGACTTCACTGTAGTTCTTTTACTTCTCTTGGAAGATAATATACAAGGAAATGGTTAATCAGAACCTTAGAAATTATCTGAACAGATCAGGGCCTGCACAGTAGGTCTGTGGTCCTTACCCACACATCCTACCTGCCTTACATTTCAACCTTCTGGCAGCTTGTTTTTGCCTACCTTACTTCTGAAAAGGATGTTTTGTTAGTAAAGTTACTTAAGAGTGCTTGGGAGATATTTGACTATCTCTGATGATGGTCCATTTTGATATCTAATGTTATGCTgaagttgattttttaatttgtttgggcttctttgattttgttttttgttcattttaatttgttttggcTTTGAAGCTCTTTTCAAGAgcacagaaaatattaaaaataaaataatctagtAAGAAGAATTTTTCCCATCTTCTCCACAGAGAATCCCTTGTCAACCTAATGAAGCATTCAACGAAAACATATGACTCTTTTCAAGACGAACTTGAAGATTATATCAAAGTGCAGAAAGCCAGAGGCTTAGAGCCAAAGACTTGTTTCCGAAAGATGAGAGAAGACTTTCTAGAAACCTGTGGGTACAAAGAAGAGGTTAACTCCAGACCCAGATACAGAATGTTTGAGCAAAGACTCCCATCTGAAACTGCCCAGAGTTACCACAGATCATACAATGTTTCACAAACAGTGGAAAACCGGTTACCTCAATGGCTCCCAGCTTATGACAACAGACTAAGACCGGCCTCTCTGAGCTACTGTCAGCTCCCCAGGCACTATTCAGAAAAACCAGTATCCCTGAACATTAGTCAGCAAGAATACAATTGTGGCTCCTATAATGTAGAATCTGGAGTTTACAAGCACCTCCCCTTAGAAAACAGTACAAGTTCCCATCAAGCCAGTCATAAACCGACACATCAGAAGAGAAAAAGGCAccaggaagacagagaaaaaccAGAGGAGCAGCAGTCCAAGCATAAGAGGAAGAAAAGTTACGAGGAAATGGATTTAAACAAACACAAGagcatccaaagaaagaaagaaaagatggaaacagtcagtGTCAGTACAGAAAAGCTGAAGAATCGAAAGGAGAAAAAACCCCGAGATGTAGCCTCTAAGAAAGAGGAACGTAAGCgtagaaaagacaaaaaggaacAAGCTCAAGAAAGGACAGAGGAGGAGATGCTTTGGGACCAGTCTATCCTCGGATTTTGAAGCTATTTATTTGGTTCTCCCaaagttgaatttaaaaaaagtagtTGAGGGAATTGGTTTCATGAAGTTTGTGTTAATAGCACTTCTCTTTTATGACCAGGTACTTCAATCTCTAACAAAGGCCGAGTGAACAGAAAGTATTTAGTATGCTAACTCCCCAACATAGAAAttacttttcctcattttctaaaagtattattattacattttcctTACATATAATGTAATTTCCCTTAATGAGAGAGGCTCTTCTTTTAGTCATCAAATTGCTATGACAGTGGAATTGTTTTCCTTTGGGAGGTCATTTATTATAAATTGAAGGATTAACAGACTTTGCAGAATCTATTTCTTGATTGGGTTTTAGTTTTGGTGggatatttttatgtttgttggttttctctatgaagcaatttacattatttttttctttgttagaacTAACTTGCAGTATATTTTCTAGGTTGGAAAGTGGAAAATGAGATACTTTATAATATTAAGCTTAGATTACATAtagttttaaaagttattaaaaagtcTTGATACAAAATCAGTTTATATtctgaaaatgtttataataaagtTCTAATTTATTCATGTTGTTGTTGTGTATACATGATCTGTTCCCATTCAACAGTGCTTTTCTTTTGGGAGTAGGAGATCGGTACTTGTTCATAGAAGCAGTTTGTACTTAAGAAGCAAGACCTTTGGGATAGGTCACACTTCAAAGTAGTAAGAATTCCTTATTTAATACACCTTGCTTATTCAGATTTGAACCCAACTTCTAAGACAGAAACCTATGACTGACCATGATTTTTCCAAATAGTTAACTAAGCAGAGAGGAATTTATAAGTGATAAAGTGCCATTAAACTGTTTTGTCCTGACCAGTTAAACATAAGTACTTGAGCATCACTGTTGTGTTGCAGAAAGAATAACAGCCTTGAATCTAGAATCCTAGGGTTCAATTCTCAAGCTATGCTATTAAGTAGCTATGTGAATTAGCTTCATTTTCTTTAGGATTATTCAAGCATGACTAAAAGGCTGATCTCTAAAATACCTTGGTTCTCAAGATTCTAAATGAAAACTCTTTGCTTTCTCCAATGTTGTGTTTACATGtctattaattaaattttatttttttaattttttttccacagtaggaaaaaagaaatggaaatttactCTGTTCTGTATCAGTAAAGgattttcagagaaacagaactaacacgatatgtgtttatatataaatataaagagatttatttaaaGTAATTGGCTTACTCGATTGTGGGGGTTGACTaacccaaaatctgtagggcaggccagcaAGCTAGAAACTTAGTAGATGTTGCAGTCTTGAGTCCAATAAATCCATCTGCAAGGCCAGAAGAGTATCCACTCCAGAGTTGATGTTGTGGTCTTGAGACAATTTTTTCTCCAGGAAACCTTAGTTTTTAGCTCTTAGGGGCTTCAAATGATGGAATCAAGCCCACCCACATTATCAGTGGTAATATCCTTTACTTCATAGATGCCAATCATATCTACAAAATACTTAAACAGCAACATATAGGTTAGTGTTTGCCCAAACAACGAGATATATCCTAGCCAGGTTGATACATAAAGTTAACCATCACATACCCTTActgtttttattctaaaataagaCTTTCTAGcctggggtggagtggggagaaCTTGATAAAATCAATTAGTACCTAAGATTTTTATTAGCATACCTAACATTCTAGAAGTGATCATTAGAATCCAACATGAAGTCACCAAGAAAGAATTAGACTATGCCATTTCCTTGatatttaattctgttttttttaaaagggtggGGAATAACATGGTTGTATATGCCAAAGGCAAGCATATTAGTTTTTCTTAAGATTTGGACAAAATAGTAAATACGGGCTAAATAAGATTATGATTGATTTATATGACTAGTTCCAAAAATGAGTGAATTgatttccaaattggaaaggaaaaataaaacctgtcctgtttacagatgacatgatcctataaatAGAAAGTCCTATAAAATCCGCAAAATTACAGCAGTAATTTTTCGTTACTGGAGCTCCCACACTGGCTGGGCTTGGCCATGTCACTTGCTTTTACCAATGGGACAATAACTCATATAGTGCCCACGAGACACGGAGCTCCTGGGTCTGccctctcttgctgcttttgaaaCTGACCACTATCCGTCACCCAGCTAACACTGATTTGCCCCCATTCCCCAGCCCTGGCAATCTAGCCCCCACCAAGCTGGCCCAGCCGACTCAGACTTGTGAGAAATGTATTTGCTCTTTTAAGCCACAAATTGTTGGGTGGTACGTTATGCAGCAAAAGCTAAAAAACTCATACACTGCATAATGTTGGGCAAGTGTCTTAATCTCGGagactctgttttctcatctctcaTGTGGAGATAAGATAATCACCCTTGGAGGgctattttgaggattaaatgagaaaatttatgtgaaatgttTGGCACAGCATAAACACCCaacacatatccaataaaagCAGACAACTTCTACCAGCTGGGATGGGGGCAGCCTCAAGTGGGTCCCACTGCTTTAGTACCTTGTAAGCAGCCCTAGTAACCCGTAGTGCCCCAGGGGAAACATCCAGAAGATCTGGAAAGATGGGGCAGCTGAGGCTGAAAGCCCTAGTTGCAACACTAATGGTTAGGGAATCCAGCCGTTCCTAGTCCAGGTTCCTTCCTAACCCCCTCCAACCAGCCCTTCCTCCCTGCCCTCCAttgcccccacccacccaattCCTCAGTTCTTGGGCACACCAGTGACTCTGCTAGGTCCTCAAGGAACAAACATCTATGGACCTCTGGCAACAGAATAAAGGACAGacgccccaccccactccacccccaccgcCTCACCTCAGCAGGATGGATTTGCACATGTCCCCCTGGTGCCTGGAGTACAGAGGGTCCTAACCACAACAGATGCTGAAGTGGCCCTGGCAGGTACCAGACCTCTTGTCCCCACCCCACCGTAAAAGGAATCACCTTTGTATCCCACTTTACATGGAAgaaagctgagactcagagaaagcAAGCAACTTGCCCAGTCACACTGGTGCCCAGGCAAGCCTGCCAGAAAGGTCTGAGGATGCTGCCCTTTGGGAGCTGTGGTGAGTCAGGGATGGTCAGACGGgtgctgtatgtaccccaggcaGCCTATGGGCTTCCCGAGAGAGCCAAGGGTGAGGAAAATGGGCGTCTTTATCCATAGGCCTTGAAGGGGAAGGAGCTTCTGGTCCGAGGGAAGGTTGGGAGAGACCTGGAGACCTTCAAAGGTGACTGATACAGAGAGGGATGAGAAGAGGGGGTTGCACTCGGTGGTCTTAAAGTCCCCCCTCCACTTGGGGAGACTGGAAACTAGGATGCCAAGCAGCAGGTGGACCTCATTTCCGCATCCTGAGGAACATGAGCCCAGTTTCCAGGAGCTCCTTCACCTTCCCCTCCAGGTCTTGAAGGCCGCCTTGTCCTCTGCCATTAATTCTTATCAGCAACCCCCTCCCCACATATTTTCTTCAGGTGGTCTGTGCCTGAAACAGCTTCCTTCCCCACTCTTATTGTCACCCAACTCCAAATGCCCTTCCTTTCTGGACAAAATATTTTACCCCCACTGGGGTCCTAACCCAAGCCAGTTTCACCTGTAGAGTACAATCCTTGGAGCAGGACCAGACAGGTGATAGGgaaagcaagaggaaaacaaaaatgtttgcaGAAGAAGCTAGCGTTTTCAATATAATGTTCAAATAGGAAACTAAGGTTTCCACCATGAAATGCAAGAGAAGGGGGGCCTGGCAAGAGGGCGAGGCTGCCTCACTTCTCGGCTTGCTGGCTGAGGTCCAGTGCTGTACCTACCCTTGCCAGCTAAACTTCCTCTAAGGTCTTAGGTGGGTTTTTGGTATTAGAAGATGACCTTGCTCTTCCTGCTCCACGGGGGGTtctgcagtacttccaggaatggGGAACCGCCTAAGCAGCTTGTTTTTGGTCTCAAAGGCAGACccactgtgtctttttttttttttttaattgctccaTGGTTCGTGAGCTTTCCCCATGATTTACTAACGTACTTTGCATTTGTGTCCTTTGTTCCCCTGGAAGAAGCCTCATTTCATCCACTTGGATGTCGAATTTCCAGGATCTTCTCACCGGTGAAATGTGGTAAAGTATTTTTCTGCTCTTGACGCTgctcaggaaaataaaatcaaagagctGGGCGAACGTTTCATGTTTGCAGTAAGTGGTTTCATTGGAAATGCCTGTGGCCGTCTGCCTTGCCCAGGAATGCCGGCCGCATGTCACTCATCCATGGCAATGTTAACTAGACCCAAGAGGGGGCCATCCCCAAGAGGGGCCATCCCCAAGTGACACAGTGGAATGTCAGAACCAGAAATGTCATTTTGTTTCAACTTCCACCCAGATAGTAGGTAGTTCACAgagtgaacaaaagaaaaaggcatttcGGTTAGTTAAAGAATGTCttttctaaagcaaaaaatgtttatttggttcaaaatttataatttgactagtacatttcctaatgtaacttatgtggacagtttaattgaccaccataagtacatggaaccttaagtagggcatgagattttgtacatttgtccagagtgatgccccgataaatcccagagtgatttgaagagtgaataaaaaagtatttgcatagtccccttgggggaatggtgagaaaggggggaaattcaacctccccatgtggagaattccatattctcacaagtagtgcggacaaccaaagcacAGGCTGGGCCCTCAGTCTTGgagttcgttcatatgaaacttatccccacaaaagataggctaagcctacttaaaattaggcctaagagtcactcccagagaacctcttttgttgttcagatggggcctctctcagccaacatgacaggcaaactcactgccctccccctctctacttgggacatgattcccagggggtGTAACCCTTCCtgccaacatgggacagaaatcctaggatgagctgggactcagcctcaaggaattaagaaaaacttctagaccaaaaggagaaagggagaaatgaaacaaaataaagtgtcaatggctgagagatttcaaacagtgtcaagaggttatcctggaggttgttcttatgcattctatagatatcatctttttagttaaggtatattggagaggctggagggaagtgcctgaaaacgtagagctgtgttccagtaaccatgtttcttgaagatgatttataatgatatagctttcacagtgtgactgtgtgattgtgaaaaccttgagtctgatgctccttttatctaccttatggatagatgagtaaaacatatggattaaaaataaataaataatgggggtaacaaatgttaaattaaattgagtagattgaaatgctagtgatcaaggaaagggggtgataaggggtatagaaaaaaataggggaaacagactaaaatatattgggcagatggaaatactagcaatcaatgagaggaatgggtaaggggtatggtatgtatgcgtttttctttttatttctttttctgaattgatgcaaatgttctaagaaataatcatggtgatggatatacaactaggtgatgatattgtgagttattgattatataccaagaatggaatgattatttggtaagaatgtttg from Tamandua tetradactyla isolate mTamTet1 chromosome 17, mTamTet1.pri, whole genome shotgun sequence encodes:
- the KRCC1 gene encoding lysine-rich coiled-coil protein 1 gives rise to the protein MKHSTKTYDSFQDELEDYIKVQKARGLEPKTCFRKMREDFLETCGYKEEVNSRPRYRMFEQRLPSETAQSYHRSYNVSQTVENRLPQWLPAYDNRLRPASLSYCQLPRHYSEKPVSLNISQQEYNCGSYNVESGVYKHLPLENSTSSHQASHKPTHQKRKRHQEDREKPEEQQSKHKRKKSYEEMDLNKHKSIQRKKEKMETVSVSTEKLKNRKEKKPRDVASKKEERKRRKDKKEQAQERTEEEMLWDQSILGF